One Sphingomonas sp. OV641 genomic window carries:
- a CDS encoding cytoplasmic protein, which translates to MDLPYATLDAAHRHSANHRAELERSDVCGCFFCKKTFEVREVEEWVEDESGTALCPYCGVDSVIGSASGFPVDDAGFIHAMHTRWFS; encoded by the coding sequence ATGGACCTCCCATATGCCACGCTCGACGCCGCCCACCGGCATTCGGCCAATCACCGGGCGGAGTTAGAACGCAGCGATGTGTGTGGCTGCTTCTTCTGTAAAAAGACGTTTGAAGTCCGTGAGGTAGAAGAATGGGTCGAGGATGAGAGTGGGACCGCTCTTTGCCCTTATTGTGGCGTCGACTCGGTGATCGGCTCCGCATCTGGCTTTCCCGTTGACGACGCGGGGTTCATCCATGCGATGCATACCCGATGGTTTAGCTGA
- a CDS encoding molybdopterin-dependent oxidoreductase, protein MDRLDFHEARAVSRRRLLAAGIAGGGAMLAGRALGADVDLRLPGGPSRRAMTSDFPQKGAMILQRVRPALLETPMEVFQQSLYTPNDRFFVRWHWGDLPTSVDVETYRIRVGGHVERPLSISLAQLLRMPRIELAAVNQCSGNSRGLFQPRVPGAQWGHGAMGNAKWMGVPLRHVLDLAGVRGGAVAVRVGAMDKPLVAGAPDFEKSLGVDHARDGEVMLAFAMNGEQLPLLNGFPVRLVVPGWFSTYWMKTVDTIEVLPAPDERYWMAKAYKIPTAPRANVVPGSKDFPSEPINRMIPRSWITSVADGATYGYDPVLPIEGIAMGGDRGVARVDISATGGRTWEPATLGREDDRYGFRRFTARVNVPRPGRVKVMARCTNTQGETQPMEANWNPGGYMRNCVEPVVVRLS, encoded by the coding sequence ATGGATCGGCTTGATTTCCACGAAGCGCGTGCAGTCTCTCGGCGTCGGCTGCTGGCGGCGGGGATCGCCGGTGGCGGCGCGATGCTGGCGGGGCGAGCGCTGGGCGCGGATGTCGACCTGCGACTGCCCGGTGGACCGTCCCGGCGTGCGATGACGAGCGACTTTCCGCAGAAAGGCGCGATGATCCTGCAGCGCGTGCGGCCGGCGCTGCTGGAGACGCCAATGGAGGTGTTCCAGCAATCGCTCTACACGCCCAATGACCGTTTCTTCGTCCGCTGGCATTGGGGCGACCTGCCGACGAGCGTCGATGTCGAGACCTATCGCATCCGCGTCGGCGGGCATGTTGAACGGCCGCTGTCGATCTCGCTGGCGCAATTGCTCAGGATGCCGCGGATCGAGCTGGCGGCGGTGAACCAATGTTCGGGCAATTCGCGCGGGCTGTTCCAGCCGCGCGTGCCGGGCGCGCAATGGGGCCATGGCGCGATGGGCAATGCCAAATGGATGGGCGTGCCGCTGCGCCATGTGCTCGACCTTGCCGGCGTGCGCGGCGGCGCGGTGGCGGTGCGCGTCGGCGCGATGGACAAGCCGCTGGTGGCGGGCGCGCCCGATTTCGAGAAGTCCCTAGGCGTGGATCATGCGCGCGATGGCGAGGTGATGCTGGCGTTCGCGATGAATGGCGAGCAATTGCCGCTGCTCAACGGCTTTCCCGTGCGGCTGGTCGTCCCGGGCTGGTTCTCGACCTATTGGATGAAGACGGTGGATACGATCGAGGTGCTGCCCGCGCCCGACGAGCGTTACTGGATGGCCAAGGCCTACAAGATCCCCACCGCTCCGCGCGCAAATGTGGTGCCGGGATCGAAGGATTTTCCCAGCGAGCCGATCAACCGGATGATCCCGCGATCGTGGATCACCAGCGTCGCCGATGGCGCGACCTATGGCTATGATCCGGTTCTGCCGATCGAGGGGATCGCGATGGGCGGCGACAGGGGCGTGGCGCGGGTCGACATATCGGCGACCGGCGGCCGGACGTGGGAGCCGGCGACGCTTGGCCGCGAGGATGATCGCTACGGCTTCCGCCGCTTCACCGCGCGGGTGAACGTGCCGCGGCCGGGGCGCGTGAAGGTGATGGCGCGCTGCACCAACACGCAGGGAGAGACTCAGCCGATGGAGGCGAACTGGAACCCGGGCGGCTATATGCGCAACTGCGTCGAGCCCGTGGTCGTGAGGCTCAGCTGA
- a CDS encoding DeoR/GlpR family DNA-binding transcription regulator, translating into MQQGADVVALRHRQILETARHTGSVSVEALAETLGVTPQTIRKDLNLLAKKSMLSRVHGGAVVTSGVDNLRYAERRLVAAETKDAIGAAAAALVPDGSSLFINIGSTTEAIARHLTRHRELMVITNNLNVVDILADCPGIEVIAAGGRVRPGDRAVIGALAMDFIRSFRVDYALIGASAIEADGTFLDFDVDEVRVSQTIIAQARKVILTLDSSKLGRPAPVRIGDLGDIDYLVTDAVDDALESACDASDVTVVRVIGD; encoded by the coding sequence ATGCAACAGGGTGCGGATGTGGTGGCGCTGCGCCACCGCCAGATCCTGGAGACGGCGCGGCACACCGGCAGCGTCTCGGTCGAGGCGCTCGCCGAAACATTGGGCGTGACGCCGCAGACGATCCGCAAGGACCTGAACCTGCTCGCCAAGAAATCGATGCTGTCGCGCGTCCATGGCGGCGCGGTGGTGACATCGGGCGTCGACAATCTGCGTTATGCCGAGCGGCGACTGGTGGCGGCAGAGACCAAGGACGCGATCGGCGCGGCCGCCGCCGCACTGGTGCCCGACGGATCGAGCCTGTTCATCAACATCGGATCGACCACCGAGGCGATCGCCCGGCATCTGACGAGACATCGCGAGTTGATGGTGATCACCAACAATCTCAACGTCGTCGACATCCTGGCCGATTGCCCCGGCATCGAGGTGATCGCCGCCGGCGGCCGTGTACGCCCGGGCGATCGCGCGGTGATCGGCGCGCTGGCGATGGATTTCATCCGCAGCTTTCGCGTCGATTACGCGCTGATCGGCGCCTCCGCGATCGAGGCGGACGGCACCTTCCTCGACTTCGACGTGGACGAGGTGCGCGTGTCGCAGACGATCATCGCGCAGGCGCGCAAGGTGATCCTGACGCTCGATTCGTCCAAGCTCGGCCGCCCTGCCCCGGTGCGGATCGGCGATCTGGGCGACATCGACTATCTGGTGACCGACGCGGTGGATGACGCGCTGGAGTCGGCGTGCGACGCGTCGGACGTGACGGTCGTGAGAGTGATCGGCGATTGA
- a CDS encoding glycerol-3-phosphate dehydrogenase: MVEVSDMVAGTAGDGVDLLVVGGGINGAGIARDAAGRGLSVLLVEQDDLASHTSSASTKLIHGGLRYLEYGEFRLVREALIERERLLNMAPHIIWPLEFVLPQTQSPRPAWMVRLGLFLYDHLGGREKLPGTRTVKLADSPVGAGLSTREGKAFIYSDCWVEDSRLVVLNAMDAAARGATIETRTRLVDARRVGGGWEAIVEGPDGRRTVRARALVNAAGPWVADVLGRVPDARTDRGVKLVKGSHIVVPKLYEGEHAFMLQNPDRRIVFAIPYERDFTLVGTTDEVWSAKPGKAAISSAETGYLLETIGRYFATPVSENEIRWSYAGIRPLYDDKSSNASAVTRDYVLDLDAGEGRAPMLSIFGGKITTYRKLAEHAMKELAPFFPGASGAWTAGAVLPGGDMPNADFEAFLGALSASRPDLPAPLLRRLARAYGTRTERVLGAARTVAELGRCFGGDLYQAEVDYLVAAEWARTSEDILYRRSKLGLHTPADTAEALDAYLAAAPHAAVAAVAG, encoded by the coding sequence ATGGTGGAGGTTAGTGACATGGTGGCGGGTACGGCCGGTGACGGGGTGGACCTGTTGGTTGTCGGGGGTGGGATCAACGGCGCGGGGATCGCGCGCGATGCGGCGGGGCGCGGGCTCAGCGTATTGCTGGTCGAGCAGGACGATCTGGCGAGCCATACATCCTCCGCTTCCACCAAGCTGATCCACGGCGGCCTGCGCTACCTTGAATATGGCGAGTTCCGGCTGGTGCGCGAGGCGCTGATCGAGCGCGAGCGGCTGCTGAACATGGCGCCGCACATCATCTGGCCGCTCGAATTCGTCCTGCCGCAGACCCAATCGCCGCGCCCCGCCTGGATGGTTCGCCTGGGCCTGTTCCTGTACGATCACCTCGGCGGGCGCGAGAAGCTGCCGGGCACGCGCACCGTGAAGCTCGCGGACTCGCCCGTCGGCGCGGGTCTAAGCACCAGAGAAGGCAAGGCTTTCATCTATTCGGACTGCTGGGTGGAGGACAGCCGGCTGGTGGTGCTGAACGCGATGGATGCCGCCGCCCGCGGCGCGACGATCGAGACCCGCACACGGCTGGTCGATGCAAGGCGCGTCGGCGGCGGCTGGGAAGCGATCGTCGAGGGGCCGGATGGCCGCCGCACGGTGCGCGCCAGAGCGCTCGTCAACGCCGCTGGGCCGTGGGTTGCCGACGTGCTCGGCCGGGTGCCCGATGCGCGCACCGATCGCGGGGTCAAGCTGGTCAAGGGCAGTCATATCGTAGTGCCGAAGCTCTACGAAGGCGAGCACGCCTTCATGCTGCAGAACCCCGATCGGCGCATTGTCTTCGCCATCCCCTATGAGCGCGACTTCACATTGGTCGGAACCACCGACGAGGTCTGGAGTGCGAAACCGGGCAAGGCCGCGATCAGTTCGGCCGAAACCGGATATCTTCTGGAGACAATTGGCCGGTATTTCGCAACGCCGGTCAGCGAAAACGAAATTCGCTGGTCCTATGCCGGCATCCGGCCGCTGTACGACGACAAATCGTCAAACGCATCGGCGGTGACGCGCGACTATGTGCTCGATCTCGATGCGGGCGAAGGTCGGGCGCCGATGCTGAGCATTTTCGGCGGCAAGATCACCACCTACCGCAAGCTGGCCGAGCACGCGATGAAGGAACTGGCGCCGTTCTTCCCCGGGGCAAGCGGCGCGTGGACCGCCGGTGCCGTGCTGCCCGGCGGTGATATGCCGAACGCCGATTTCGAGGCATTCCTCGGTGCCCTGAGTGCCAGCCGTCCCGACCTTCCCGCGCCGCTGCTGCGCCGGCTCGCGCGTGCCTATGGCACACGGACCGAGCGCGTGCTGGGCGCGGCGCGGACGGTGGCGGAGCTGGGCCGCTGCTTCGGCGGCGATCTGTATCAGGCCGAAGTCGATTATCTGGTCGCAGCCGAATGGGCGCGGACGAGCGAGGACATCCTGTACCGGCGCAGCAAGCTGGGGCTGCACACGCCTGCAGACACTGCCGAGGCGCTGGACGCCTATCTCGCTGCCGCGCCGCATGCGGCGGTGGCGGCCGTCGCAGGCTGA
- the glpK gene encoding glycerol kinase GlpK: MAAHILVIDQGTTSTRSVLFDDQARRVAIAQVEFSQHYPAHGWVEHDPEDIWRDTLATARDAIANSGVPPRDIAAIGITNQRETAVVWDRASGEPIHRAIVWQDRRGAPQCARLREQGAEELIRSRTGLLIDSYFSATKIAWILDNVASARTRAERGELAFGTIDSFLLWRLTGGAVHATDVTNASRTMLFDIHRGAWDEELCRLIGVPSSMLPEVHDNAHVYGTTDPSLFDAAIPIAGMAGDQQAALFGQACFDRGTAKSTYGTGCFMLLNTGDQAVESKHRLLTTPAYRLNGKTTYALEGSIFVAGAAVKWLRDGLGIITHASQTNDMATKVENSHGVYMVPAFVGLGAPHWDPDARGAIHGLTLDTSAAHLARAALEAVAYQTLDLAEAMVADGGSRPHALRVDGGMAANDWLCRFLADLTDMAVERPADLETTARGAAFHAGLAAGIWPDLGTLSALWSREQCFEPEMAAEARAPLVAGWRDAVRRTLSQHVSG; this comes from the coding sequence GTGGCGGCGCATATCTTGGTGATCGATCAAGGAACGACGTCGACGCGCAGCGTGCTCTTCGACGATCAGGCCCGGCGCGTGGCGATCGCGCAGGTCGAGTTTTCGCAGCACTACCCGGCGCACGGCTGGGTCGAGCACGATCCCGAGGATATCTGGCGCGACACCCTGGCGACCGCCCGCGACGCGATCGCCAACAGCGGTGTCCCGCCCCGCGACATCGCCGCGATCGGCATCACCAACCAGCGCGAAACGGCGGTGGTGTGGGATCGCGCGAGCGGCGAGCCGATCCACCGCGCGATCGTGTGGCAGGACCGGCGCGGCGCACCGCAATGCGCGCGGCTGCGCGAGCAAGGGGCGGAGGAGCTCATCCGTTCACGCACCGGCCTGCTGATCGATTCCTATTTCTCCGCCACCAAGATCGCCTGGATCCTCGACAATGTCGCCAGCGCCCGGACCCGTGCCGAACGGGGCGAGCTTGCGTTCGGCACGATCGACAGCTTCCTCCTGTGGCGGCTTACCGGCGGAGCGGTTCACGCCACCGACGTGACCAACGCCAGCCGCACGATGCTGTTCGACATCCACCGCGGCGCCTGGGACGAGGAGCTATGCCGGCTGATCGGTGTCCCTTCGTCCATGTTGCCCGAGGTGCATGATAACGCGCATGTTTATGGCACGACGGACCCGTCGCTCTTCGATGCCGCGATCCCGATCGCCGGCATGGCGGGCGATCAGCAGGCGGCCCTGTTCGGGCAGGCCTGTTTCGATCGGGGCACGGCCAAATCGACCTATGGCACCGGCTGCTTCATGCTGCTCAACACCGGCGACCAGGCGGTCGAATCCAAGCATCGCCTGCTCACGACGCCTGCGTACCGGCTGAACGGCAAGACCACTTATGCGCTGGAAGGATCGATCTTCGTCGCCGGCGCCGCGGTGAAATGGCTGCGCGATGGGCTGGGTATCATCACGCACGCCAGCCAGACAAACGACATGGCGACCAAGGTGGAGAACAGCCACGGCGTGTACATGGTGCCGGCGTTTGTTGGCCTGGGCGCGCCGCACTGGGATCCCGATGCGCGCGGCGCGATCCACGGCCTGACGCTGGACACGAGCGCAGCGCATCTCGCCCGCGCGGCGCTGGAAGCGGTCGCGTATCAGACGCTGGACCTGGCGGAGGCGATGGTGGCCGACGGCGGCAGCCGACCGCACGCCTTGCGGGTCGACGGGGGTATGGCGGCCAATGACTGGCTGTGCCGGTTTCTCGCCGACCTTACCGACATGGCCGTCGAACGCCCCGCAGATTTGGAGACAACCGCGCGCGGAGCGGCCTTCCACGCAGGCCTTGCGGCCGGGATCTGGCCTGATCTCGGCACACTTTCGGCCTTGTGGTCGCGGGAACAATGTTTCGAGCCGGAAATGGCGGCAGAAGCCCGCGCGCCGCTGGTCGCCGGGTGGCGCGATGCCGTGCGCCGGACGCTGAGCCAGCATGTCAGCGGCTAG